The nucleotide sequence AATAAGATTatgaaaatatttgcatattttataaCAGATCTTGTTTTcacttttaagttttttttaaaagccacaaTTCATGAAaagtcttgatttttttgtgttaaTAAAACcatcaagtccctgaagaaagaaattgaagaagataccaaaaggtagaaagatctcccatgctcatggattggtaggattagcaTAGAAAAAATGTCCGtcgtaataaaagcaatctacatattcaatgcaagtCCCATAAAAGCTCCAACACATTTTTTCTACAAACCTTGAAAGAATAATTCCAACTTCATGTGTAAAAACaaaaggatagctaaaacaatcctgcacAATAAAAGAATTGTGGGTTATcaccatccctggcctcaagctgtactacagagcaatagttaaaaaaaaaaaaaaaaaaaaaaacgcatagtattgacataaaaacagacaggttgatcaatggtattgaatcaaagacccaaaAATACACCCATACATTTacagacacttgatatttgacacaGAAGTTAAAACCATacagtagaaaaaagaaagcatcttcaacaaatggtgcttgtctcactgaatgtctgcatgtagaagaatgtaaatagatccatatgTATCACcgtgcacaaaactcaagtccaagtggatcaaagacctcaacataagaccAGATACACTAAGtacaatagaagagaaagtgtgggatagccttgaactcattggtacaggagaaaaTTTTCTCAACAGACAACCAGTGTGGTTccggctctaagatcaacaactgataaatggaGCCTCATGAatctaaaaagcttctgtaaggcaaagtgcaccgtcaataggacaaaacagcgaccaacagattaggaaaagatcttcaccaaatCTGCATATGACAGAGGCCTACTATCATATATTCATGAAAttaaacaccaacaaaccaaataacccaatgtACTCTTCTCACAAAGTGTTGACACATGTAACTCCATTCTGCAAAGGAGCACTCCACAGACTTCTAAACTAGATTAAGGATTATCTCCACATGCTGTCAGGGGACAGTCTGCATCATACCTTGTTCACTGAAAAGAAAACATGGAGGCATGTATATCACATTTTTAATCATATCATAAGGAGAAAAGTATGCCAAGACAAACATGCTTACATATGTTAAAATTGAGAAAAGGGCTTCTCAAAATCTTTAGAAGCTCATTACATATGGGGAAAGAGTGGTCATGTTGAAGATATAAATGGAAGAcacattttctttgtaatttaattttgaaacagTATACATATTTCATAGActataaaaattcaaattaaaaactaATTTCCTAAAAATATTAGTGAAAAGCAAAAATTGCACTTGGATGGCAAGTGATTTGGTAGGATAATTACACAGAAACTATTTCCAGTGACTAAGAAGTAATCATGACAATTGTTAGGACAATGTACCTTAACAACACAGAAAATTTCCCACAATACGTTATGGAAGCCTGATTTCTAGAAGCCATCCACCAGATGAGCATGCTCGTGTTGTTATCACTTTCTGTGATGCCATCTCCTATTTAATTTTCTCCCTTAACAAATGTATAGGAATCTAATTCAGACACAATGAATTGCACACATTTACACTTGATGAGTTTTAATACGCATGCATACTCCTGTAATTACTCCTACAGACAAGAGAATCATCATCCCAAACTTTCTTCCTAGATCTTTCTAATCTCTGTCAATCCTCTCTATCCATAATGGCTCCTAGGTCTTAGCTAAGCAATGATTTGTTCCTTATCACTATACAGTGTTACAGTAACTTCTAACTTTTTCATACATGACCTAATATGGTATACACTGCACATTTTGGAGGAACTGAAGATGTGTTGCTTTCTTTAATGAGAATAATTATTATTGTAaaactttttttattggatattttatatatttacagttcaaatattatcccctttcccaggttcccctccagaaaacccctatcccatcctccctccccctgcttctatgagggtgctcccccacacgcccacccactccctcctccccaccctggcattcccctacactgaaccattgagccttcccaggaccaagggcttctcctcccactgatgttccacaaggccatcctctgctacatatgtggttggagccatgggttcctcaatgtgtactcttcggttagtggtttagtccctgggagctcgggaggagggggggggggaggggggggaggggcgtTGGTTGGTTGAAATCacgaatttcttaggcaaatgaatggaattagaaaatatcatcctgagtgaggtaacccagtcacaaaagaacacacatggtttatactcactgataagtgaatattagcccaaaagttcataatatccaagatacaattcacagaccacacgaagctcaagaagaaggaagaccaaagtgtggatgcttcagtccttcttagaagagggaacaaaatactcaagggaggaaatagggagacaaagtgtggagcagagactgaaagaaaggtcatccagagactgccccacctggggatccaccccatctacaaacaccaaacccagacacaattgcagataccaacaagagcttgctgacaggagcctgatgtagttgtctcctgataggctctgccagagcctgactaatacagaggctgatgctcgCAGCtaaacatcagactgagcacgAGGTCCCcaatggaaaagggagagaaatgactgaaggaatTATTGTAAGATTTTAAATGTTGCATATGCTAAGAATTTGTTGATCTTATTACCAAATAGCATTATATTTTGTGACTATACCACaattttatccattcatctattgatgATCATTTAAGTTGACTCCTAGGTTTGACTACTACAAATTACACTGATATAAAAATTCTGTCCAAACATATGTGTAAacatattctttcatttttcttaagattATGAGTAGAATGAATGAGTGATATGATAGATGTACACCAAATCTAACAACACTATATGTTTACTGTTAGCAATaaagggaggaatggaggaatgttccttctCTATCCTGGTCAATATATGTTATGCTCTGAGCTTTTATTTCTATAACAGAGATGAAACAACATCTTTCTGCgatgtttcattttctcttttatttttgatatttgaaTACAATTtcacccttcccttttctccatccAGATACTCACATAAActcttccttgttctctttcaaatttatggcctcattttttattaattgttacaTGCGTATATGTATATACCTACGTGCATATACTTACATACTGATCACCTGCTTGGTCTGTAAAATGTTACCGTTTATGCTTTCATGGTTGGTTACCTGgtttggataaccaattggtatgCCTTCTTTGTAGAAGAATATCTCTTCCACCCTCGAAATTTCTTAGTTACCCGTGATCCTGTGCAGGGCTGAGGCCTCCTGGGCGTTTCCCCATCCACTTTGGCTTGTCTATTGTTGATGTCCTTGTTCAGCTTAAGTTTAGAcaatcatgttggtgagactttatggcaTAAATTCTGACATTACAAGGAGACACAGCCTCACAACAAACTTCCTAATCTTATGTtgcagttgttgttgttattgttgttgttgttgttgttgttgttttgggggttgtttgttttgttttattaatcattttattcatttacattttaaatgatattacccttcctggttaccccttcacaaactccccatcccaccccttctctccccactcctctttgcctctatgagggtactcttCTGCTCACTCACCCTCTCTTGCCTCACCCCTCTAACAtccccctacgctggggcatcaagcctccctccccttccattgatgtcagataaggccatcctctgccacatatgtatctggagccatggatatctccatgtatactctttggttggtggtttagtctttgggagctctaGCTGATAGAGTTAGtcgatattgttcttcttatgaggttacaatccccttcagctacttcagtccttcccctgactcttccattggggtctcaGTCTAATGATTGactgtgagtgtctgcatctgtattggtcagagattccccacccctgcccttctAGGATTTCCAGTTCCTCTTCCAGCCCACTCTCCTTGACAATACCTACATCTGATTCTCCCCTCAACACCTGTTCCCCTCTTCTGCCCAGTTCCCTGTCTCCATCCTTCTTGGATGactgttttatttccccttctgaataaaattcaagcatcctcccttgggcccttcttgattggcttctttgggtctgtggattatagcaggggtatcctgtactttatggctaatatccacttgtaaatgagtatataccatgcatattcttttggacctgggttaccccactcagggtGTATTTTCTAGTTAAATCCATTTGCCCGCAAATTTCAGAGTGTCCTTGTTTTCAATAactgaataatattttattgtgtaaatggaccacattttctttatctgttcttcaaTTGAAgaacatctatgttgtttccagtttggggccattatgaataaagctgctacaaacataattgagcaagtgtccttgtggtatggtggatcatcttttgggtatatatgcaGGAGTGATATATCTGGGTCTCAATGTAGAACTACTCtagattttctgagaaaccaccaaattgatctCCAGAGTAGTTGTGTAACTTTGTTCTCCCAcctgcagtggaggagtgttgcccttgctccacatcctcaccagtatgtgctgtcacttgagatttttatcttagccattctgatggatgtaaggtggaatctcagagttgttttgatttgcactttcctgatgacaaagaactttgaacatttctgtaagtgcttctcggccatttggcATTCCTCTCTTGGGAATTCTATTTTTAGCtatgtgccccattttttaaactgggtttttttaatttcttggtgtctaacttcttgagttttttatatattttggatattaaaccTCTGttggatatagggttggtgaagatcttttaccATATGTaaactgccattttgtcctattgaaagtgtcctttgccaCCTACTATAGCCAGTAGGACTCCCAAGTGCAGGATAAGGacaccaaaccacccacaaaaccttacaCCTAAAATTCTAAactttgtcctgcctacaagatgtacagggatAATGATAGATCAGAGACtgggggaatggccaaccaatgactggctcaacttgagacccatcccatgggcaagcaccaatctctggcattattaatgattctctgttatgctttcagacatgaccctagcataactgtcctctgggagtctccacccagcagctaactgaaacagatgcagatacctagAGCCAAACACTGGATGGATCTCAGGTAGAAGAGTTAGGAAAAGGACTTAGGAAACCAGAAGGGAAGGgcactccacaagaagaccaacagagtcaactaatctgtaCCCTTGGATGCTCCAAGAGACTGgactgccaaccaaagagcatacaaaggCTGGccctaaccacacacacacacacacacacacacacacacttatttagcaaatgtgcagcttagtCTCCATTCAGGTCTCCAAACAATGGAAGCAGAGGCTATCCCTAACTCTATGTCTGCCTATGGATCCTgatcccctaactgggctgctttgtctgaccccagtgggaaagaatgtgcctagttctgcagtgacttAATATGTCagagtgggttggtacccagggggtgggaggggagtccTCCTCATAAGAAGAGAACTTGAGGGAGTGGGAAAAGGCTGTGTGCGGGGAGActgggaggggaaggaggctACAGTCAGAGCATGTTCCtggacagacaggactacacagaaaaaacctgtctccaaaaaacagaattaaaaaaaaaaagaagaagaattggGTTTCTCACTTCTGAGTACACATATCTTCCCCCCAGATAACTGTCAAAAATCAGACAAaaatcacagctccaaacatgaaagaTCTTGTACTCCCTAAGCTATATGGGTGGTCtatcaggaaaaggtaaaaactCAGAAAGCAAGAAGATACTGTTTAGGACAGAGCCATTGGCAGAAAATGCGTCACTGAAGTTGGGCAAAAGCAGCAGTTTATTCATGTCTTACAAACACACAGTGCTGGCACAAAGGAACAGACAGCATCTCCCTAACACCATGCTTCCCTCCGGATCACTACTGAACTACAACAAGTCAGAACGGGTCAGTTACTGAATCACACAGTTCCTCGGACATGGTAACCTCCCGATTTGGGGGGTTAGACTGGCTAAgcacacaaaaaataataatgtacatGTTGAATACAGTGCAGGAATTTTAGCAGAATTGGATATTCACGTTAAGATTGTAATACATTATAAACAGTACAATTTTTCAGAAATAATGAGATTGCATATCTCCCTGCctgtttcaatttttttccttgcttttctcctttcttgtgtttctctcttttttttcccttaaaaccaGTTATAGTTTCAATCAACTTTCCCCATCAAAACACTTTAAGTCGTAAAACTAAAAACTATTtacaatttttaaagtatttgttgtcagatttattttctattttaaaaaaaaaaattttttttccaccaAACATCCTATAACCTGGGTCACCATCAGCTTCCTGCCATTCTGTGGGATACTTGGAAATGAAGTCTCTTGACATTAAAGCTCCAAGCTCCACAGGTTCCATGGCCTATGACATcaaatgtacatacatgcagaggcCGCCTGGCCTCCCCAACTCCACATGACCGCAGCTCACTCCATGTTATTCTCAGACTGCTGAGTAGGCAGAGATGTCAGATGACGTTGTCACTGGATGGCGATGAGTGAGGGGAAGGCATAAAATTTTTGTACAAACAGAATGAAATATATCTCCTTATAGAAAGTCAGAGTTTTGTCGTAGTCATAAAAAGCACAGACAAGTGGTTCAGAAATACATTTTCATCGAATTTACAAACACTGTGATATCAAACACATTCTCAAAAATGCTAAAGCACTGACACAAAACTTGACTCAAAGGTAAAATTTCCAGTAGACATTATCTCTAACTTGCATATTTAATAATTCGGCTGGACCTAAGTCATACTCATGAGTCTCTGATGACTCAAATATAAAGACATTGCCATTGAATTAAGTCTTCCCAGGAAATGCCAGAGCTCTGCTCGCCTCACACAGGTTTTGCAAGAATTTCAGAACTTAGCAATTGGGAGTGGCACAAGACACGATAATTTAAGCTATCTTAAAAATAACAGCTCAAAACAAACTGGCGTCTAAAGACAGCGAAGAACACACTGTCTCTGCTATTTTTACAGCTTAACtgtattttgtgaatatttgtAAATTCTGAAAGGCTTACTCTTTTCTTGTCTTAGTCTTTTACTTAATGTGGTTGACTTCAACTTGACAATGAATtccacaagttttttttttcttttcttttctttctttttaagtcgCTTAGTTCTTTCTCGGTAAGAGTAAGTTAAAAACTTAAGTAGCCATGTCTACTCTGAGGGGGAAAGACAATCTTGAAAATACACTTGTACACTGatagatttttatatttaaaaaaatgtattcctAACTGAATTGCTAGcttaggtttattttttttcactaGTCTGACAACTTCACAATGGTAAATAGGAGTATCTTAGGCCACACTGAGGCTTCTGACAGGCAGTGAATAATTCAAGACCATGGTTCTTAGGTGAAGTTAAATTTTACATGACTCACATGTgatggaacaaaaaaaaatctcatatcaACCACAGTGTTCTTCAATTCAGcccttttataaattaatttctcaACTTGTTTGCTGTATTTATGAAATGAACCTAAGCTACCCTTCTTATGATGAGACTGTATCAAATAATCACCATGAAAATTACAGCATACTTTGATATATAAGACAATCATTTGTACATGACgtatttaactaaaaaaaaaaaaaccagacttgAGGACATTTTGGAAATATCTTTGGATTTAAATAAAACCTATCTCCCCCAACCTGAAGAAACATGGATTAATTTTCATACAAAAAGGTGTGGTTCTCATTTTTAACTCTAACAATCACCTGATTTCCACTACCAAGCAAAACTGAAACCATCACCTACAACACACATCTGTGACAAGGTTAAGCTAGGGTGCTCATAACAGGCTGGGTTGGCCCACTTAATACCACACAGAGGGAAACTGAATATCTTATGAAAACTTGGCCAACACCTCTAATAAAAGAGGAAATTATCATAATACACATTTACAACTATTTTCTGGTCTATTAACTTAATCCACTTCTaaccaaaacaaataagtaaataaaaataaataataaagtagctTGCTGTGCTGCAAGCTTACAATCGTGTATAAGAAAGAAAATTGCTTCTTGCCTAGTAAAAATCTTTAAGTTGCAGCTCATGGCCAGGAAGCTAACCATCACAGAGCATGTGCCACTTAGCAATTTGTCTCCTGGGGAAGTCACAGATCTCCTTCCAGTGCCCCCCACCGCTTCCTTCTGCTGTGGCACCCAGGACCAACCGTCCAATCACCTCATTTCGGGATCCCCTTTCAGAATCCAAAACCAAGAATTCAACACTGATTTCTTCAAGACTCTCACAAGGAATATCAAAGACAAACAGTTCATTGAACACTGCGTTGGGAGTGCATTTCTTAACGTGAGTCTTCTTTTTAGAGATTCTCTTCTTGGCATGGTACAGGTTCACTTTGACGTAGGGATCTGCAATGGCATACAACAAGTGTTATGTTGACAACAATCAGCTGCAAGTCTGGCCTCCTTAGTGAGCAGGACACCCCAATACAGTGGAAATGGGGCTCTTACAATGTAAACAAGTCTAAACAGATGGGAAGTGAAAATAGGTTTCACTCTCCTCGTTTTAATTAAATTGAAAATAATGATAAATAGAAACTAGTTCTAGACCTGCCGTCAGGGAAGATAAGAGAATGCTGCATGCTGCCCACTAATAATTAATTGCATAACTGAGGGGAAGGTAAATCTCACCCTTTCTGGGCTCACTCGCTTTGTGATCTTGGTAAGTCTATCTTCAGGTGAGTGCTGCTTTTGTTGCTAAACAGGGATTTGGAAACCATGCAGGTCATATCCCGCCCTTTAGCTTTTCTGCATGTGGTTGGCAGAGTTGATCTTTCCTGTGACATTCTTACTAAATGGGTTCAGGGTCATGTGACTTTCTTTATCACATAATTAACTGGTTTTGAGATGTTATTTATCTTCATACCACTAGGTGattctttattaaaatatatacttctagttttcaaaatacatttcaaGTATTATTGTACTCAATTTCTATAGTGTTTAAGAAATAGAGAGGATACTATACTAAGAAATAGAAAAGTGACCATTTTAAGATCATTTTAACCCATAACTTagctcattttctttctcattatatTCTACaaaaaccattttattttttcagactTTTTGAAAACTAAAACATAATTATTAAAGTAATGAAGTCACTAAAGATGCACATGAGTAAGCTCATTTGAAACGCAAAACTTCAAAACTCTTGTTCTGAGCAATACTAGGCTCCGTCTTTCCTCATCATTCCATCTTGATTTCTGCTTTAAACCATTCACTGAAGTGCTTCCTCCGAAGTTGTCTCTCAGGAAATGAACTTCTCTGTATTGTTGGCGGAACTGACTCACGAATTTTcccacaaagaagaaagaaaaaaaaaaaaaaaagacaatccaCAAGCCTATAACTCATGATCCTGAGGGACAAAACCAGACTCCAATGTTAGTTGAAAATTGTAGAGGCTGAACTCCAGTATTTCAGAAGCCATTCTTACCTGAAAGTCCAGACACATCAGATTTCGGTAGGTGCCGCGCTTTTAAGACCACCACAGTGAGCGTGTTTGTAGTGGACTGATAACAGAGAGAGACCAGAAGTTCACCCCGGCCAGAAGACTTCTAACAAAGAGAAACACCGTGGATGGAGTTTTAATCTTCAGCTTTTGTACTCTCATCACAAAACATACAGCAACATAATAGCTTTGTTATTTTAATGTCATGTTCCtatctagtttttattttaacaggCGAAGAAATCTGAAAAACTGCTTTTATGCCGCTCCATAACGACTAAATCCATTGCCTGCCATCTTGTGGTTGTTTCAAGTACTACAGAATGCTAAAATTTGCAAAGATTTGACCACACCCAATACACATGTTTTGAAGGGTATTACATTATACTTTCaagaggatttgtttgtttgtttgtttgtttcgctTTTGCTATGTAAGAACATCTCTAATCTCCAAAGTCATTAATAGTCATAAAATGAATAATCTTATCAACTGGTATGTGTAGGATTGCATGGcacatattttatcttattttaaattcttcaCTATTGGCACTAGTGGCATTTGAATTCAAGCCACAGAAAATCTATTCTGCATCCaacaattattctggaccagGGTCATGATGGAGTTAGAATTCTTGTCCTTTCATAGTCAAAGTCTCTTTTCAATctaaggagaaaataaataaatttaagtacTTGGGAGAACTGACTCTAACTTTAAAACTTGGTTTTAGGGAGTAACATAGATCCCTTTACTGAAGGCTATTTATGCTTAGTTTTATATGAAAGACATTACCTAAGACTGCTAAGACTGTAACGTTCAAGCTTTAACTACAACTAACAAAACAATAACATGGGACTTGCTTATAATTAAGAACAGCTAAATAAAAATGCATCAAAAAAGAGCTAAAGTTGAGAAAAACCACCTAAAACTAAACAGTTTACCAAAAAAGCACaccaaagaaagcaaaacaacaaccagGGAGCTATTTGATCCTCATGGGCCCCAGTCAGTCAGGTGCCTCACACAAGCTGTGCAACTCTCTGGGCCTGAATTCCACTATTGTCAATACAAGACAGGAAGATGATTACAAAGTGTTCTAAAGATATTTTTAGCTCAAAaatattgtgatttttaaaaaacataaataatgtgATTGTTGTTTTCTTAAGTTGCGGCATTAGAACAAATTGTTCTGAAATACGAAGATTAGGAACTGTGAAGTTTATTTAAAGCAGAAAAGGATTCTCTTTGCTAAATTGATATCATGTCATTTCCTAATTATCCAAGAGCTATCAAAGGAGTCCATGTCAGAGGGCAGGGTAACACACTTCCTGtatgcaggagaaaaaaaatggacattcGGAAGTCAACATAACAGAATGACCCTTGTTCAAAAGCAATTTCATGAAAAGTACATTCAAATCCCACATCCTGAGAAGGAACTGGCTTACTTTTTAATTTCGGTTTCAAATTCAGTTACTCTGAACTGAAACACTTTAATAACATATGCTaagagacacacacatgaattttaaAGTCGCAGCCTTTTTCAAActattttaatagaaattttaaaaatacctgtTACATAAATGATGTATAAGGTATCATGCaatgctttctcttatttttttatcaCAAAGATTCCTTGAGCATTTCAATTGTGGATTAAACTTCCTTTTGCCTTCTCTATTCTCTTGTTCTCAGCTTACTATTACCCACAGTAATTAAGGATAATGTGTACCAACTCATCATTTGAATGAAAATAccatagatattttttaaaactatactaAATATTCCTTATAGATACTTGAATGCTTATATAATTACCTTAGCATTTCTCTTGATGATCTCTCTAGTCATTAACATTTTTCCATCTGATAATTCAATCCCTGAAAGAGGAATCAGGACTTCTCCAATGACATCATCTCTAGAAAACCTGTCAAAACTCAGAACTGTAAAGTGCAAGGAGAGCTCTTGGATGTGGGGATAAGGGATTCCATAGAATGTGAAGGTTTCATCAAAAACAGGGTCCAGCGTCTTCCTGAGCACTCTGGTCTTCACTCTGTGCTTCTTCTCTGGTAAGATTGTCATTTTGATGTACGGGTCAGAGGTCATGGATTGCTCGTCCATGGCTGGTAAGCCCTGGGCTTCCTTGATGTTCACCACAAATGCTTTCTTCTCGAAGTTGTACTCTAGAGACAAGAAGAGTGTCCCCAGCTTCTCTTGTTTCTCCTCTGACGTGAGGGAAGTGCTGGACTTCAAGCTCTCAGGGGAATTGGCCTCCTTTTCTGTCTCCGTAAAGAGCTTTGGGGTGACATTTTCCAGATCAGAAGAGCTGCCAGCTTTGGGGTTGGCTTTGGGGAAGTTGCCATTGAGGTCTCGCTTCTCTAGGTCAAGATGCAGGGAAAGGTTGGGCAGAGCGGCTTTACCCTTCACTTCACTCTTGTCATC is from Mus musculus strain C57BL/6J chromosome 18, GRCm38.p6 C57BL/6J and encodes:
- the Syt4 gene encoding synaptotagmin-4, with the protein product MAPITTSRVEFDEIPTVVGIFSAFGLVFTVSLFAWICCQRRSAKSNKTPPYKFVHVLKGVDIYPENLSSKKKFGGDDKSEVKGKAALPNLSLHLDLEKRDLNGNFPKANPKAGSSSDLENVTPKLFTETEKEANSPESLKSSTSLTSEEKQEKLGTLFLSLEYNFEKKAFVVNIKEAQGLPAMDEQSMTSDPYIKMTILPEKKHRVKTRVLRKTLDPVFDETFTFYGIPYPHIQELSLHFTVLSFDRFSRDDVIGEVLIPLSGIELSDGKMLMTREIIKRNAKKSSGRGELLVSLCYQSTTNTLTVVVLKARHLPKSDVSGLSDPYVKVNLYHAKKRISKKKTHVKKCTPNAVFNELFVFDIPCESLEEISVEFLVLDSERGSRNEVIGRLVLGATAEGSGGGHWKEICDFPRRQIAKWHMLCDG
- the Syt4 gene encoding synaptotagmin-4 isoform X1, with the translated sequence MDEQSMTSDPYIKMTILPEKKHRVKTRVLRKTLDPVFDETFTFYGIPYPHIQELSLHFTVLSFDRFSRDDVIGEVLIPLSGIELSDGKMLMTREIIKRNAKKSSGRGELLVSLCYQSTTNTLTVVVLKARHLPKSDVSGLSDPYVKVNLYHAKKRISKKKTHVKKCTPNAVFNELFVFDIPCESLEEISVEFLVLDSERGSRNEVIGRLVLGATAEGSGGGHWKEICDFPRRQIAKWHMLCDG